The Clostridiaceae bacterium HFYG-1003 genome includes a window with the following:
- the recO gene encoding DNA repair protein RecO → MNLVKTRGVILNTMEYKEKDRLLHVFTLEYGKISVLARGTRGTNGRFQAAAQPMMLCDFVLFPGKSLYQLNEAVVIHSFSHVKTDFDRIAYGSYFLELTDIAMPDHEVNERFFLDLMKAMYLLDQPGIAVEQLARAFEMKTLVRTGNLPDPALAQGMPESARLLIRNLLNKPLEEMMQQVCEAADLAIAGQLTKQLLDENFQRKPKSLEILQSSY, encoded by the coding sequence ATGAACCTGGTCAAGACCCGGGGCGTAATCCTGAATACCATGGAGTACAAGGAAAAAGACCGCCTGCTCCATGTCTTCACCCTCGAGTACGGTAAAATCTCCGTCCTGGCCCGCGGGACTCGCGGCACCAATGGGCGGTTTCAGGCGGCGGCACAGCCCATGATGCTGTGTGACTTTGTACTGTTTCCGGGCAAGAGTCTCTATCAGCTGAACGAAGCGGTTGTCATCCACTCGTTTTCGCACGTGAAAACTGATTTTGACCGGATTGCCTATGGCAGCTACTTTCTGGAACTGACCGATATCGCCATGCCCGATCATGAAGTCAATGAACGATTCTTTCTCGATCTGATGAAGGCAATGTATCTTCTGGATCAGCCCGGCATTGCGGTGGAACAGCTGGCCCGAGCCTTCGAAATGAAGACTCTGGTGCGCACCGGAAACCTGCCGGACCCGGCTCTGGCACAGGGGATGCCCGAATCGGCCCGACTGCTGATTCGAAACCTTCTGAACAAGCCTCTCGAGGAGATGATGCAGCAGGTGTGTGAAGCGGCGGATCTGGCCATCGCCGGTCAGCTGACGAAACAGCTGCTGGATGAAAACTTTCAGCGCAAGCCAAAGAGTCTGGAAATACTTCAGTCATCCTATTAA
- the ppdK gene encoding pyruvate, phosphate dikinase has product MENKQYVYLFTEGNAKMKNLLGGKGANLAEMTGLGIPIPQGFTVTTEACNKYYNDGRVLAQEVKEEIRKAMANIEEVTGKTFGGQTNPLLVSVRSGARASMPGMMDTILNLGLNDETVEVLARETGNERFAYDSYRRFIQMFADVVMEIEKKNFEHIMDHMKEAKGVHLDTELDANDLKELVRKFKEFYSRAKGQEFPQDPEEQLIESVTAVFRSWDNPRANVYRRLNDIPYSWGTAVNVQAMVFGNKGETSGTGVAFSRNPSTGEDKIFAEYLMNAQGEDVVAGIRTPFPIEELNKQMPEVYQQFVSIVDTLEKHYRDMQDMEFTIEEGKLYFLQTRNGKRTAQAALKIAVDLVEEGLNTKEEALLKVDPKQLDTLLHPAFDEAAMQNAQVIAQGLPASPGAATGKIAFTAAEAKERVEKGEKVILVRLETSPEDIEGMIAAEGILTVRGGMTSHAAVVARGMGTCCVAGCGSIVVNEANRTVKAGDKLYTDQDYISLDGSTGNVYGAQIATVDPEISGDFGTFMSWADEVRVLKVRTNSDTPHDTEQAVRFGAEGIGLTRTEHMFFGEDRIPAMREMIVSRTVEARKKALDKILPMQKADFKGIYEALEGRPATIRFLDPPLHEFLPTHESDIVALAKDMEMEVQELKDIITSLHEFNPMMGHRGCRLAVTYPEIAEMQTRAIIEAALEVRKEKGLNIVPELMIPLVGEVKEMKYIKDIVVRTADSIIKQSGEDMKYSVGTMIEIPRAAITADEIAREAEFFSFGTNDLTQMTFGFSRDDAGNFLKDYYEKKIYEFDPFQKVDQTGVGRLVEIAVELGRKTRPDIKLGVCGEHGGDPSSVEFFHKTGLDYVSCSPFRVPLARLAAAQAQIKFPREKK; this is encoded by the coding sequence ATGGAAAACAAACAGTACGTATACCTTTTTACAGAAGGTAACGCCAAAATGAAAAACCTTCTCGGCGGCAAGGGCGCCAATCTGGCTGAAATGACCGGATTGGGGATCCCGATCCCCCAGGGGTTCACGGTAACAACGGAAGCTTGCAATAAGTACTACAATGACGGCCGAGTGCTGGCACAGGAAGTAAAAGAAGAGATCCGCAAAGCCATGGCAAACATTGAGGAAGTCACCGGAAAGACGTTCGGCGGACAGACCAATCCTCTCCTTGTTTCTGTACGTTCGGGAGCCAGAGCTTCCATGCCCGGCATGATGGATACCATCCTGAACCTGGGTCTGAATGACGAAACAGTTGAAGTACTGGCCCGTGAAACCGGAAATGAGCGCTTTGCTTATGACTCTTACAGAAGATTCATCCAGATGTTCGCGGACGTCGTTATGGAAATCGAAAAGAAAAACTTCGAACATATCATGGATCACATGAAAGAAGCCAAGGGAGTTCATCTCGATACCGAGCTGGATGCCAACGACTTAAAGGAACTGGTCAGAAAGTTCAAGGAATTCTACAGCCGCGCCAAGGGTCAGGAATTCCCGCAGGATCCGGAAGAGCAGCTGATTGAATCCGTCACTGCGGTTTTCCGTTCCTGGGACAATCCCAGAGCGAATGTCTACAGAAGACTCAATGACATTCCTTATTCCTGGGGTACAGCAGTCAACGTCCAGGCAATGGTCTTTGGAAACAAGGGCGAAACATCAGGAACTGGCGTTGCCTTCTCCAGAAACCCATCCACGGGCGAAGACAAGATTTTTGCTGAATACCTGATGAATGCTCAGGGCGAGGACGTTGTTGCCGGAATCCGGACACCGTTCCCCATCGAAGAACTTAATAAGCAGATGCCTGAAGTTTACCAGCAGTTTGTCTCCATCGTTGACACGCTGGAAAAACATTATCGCGATATGCAGGATATGGAATTTACCATTGAAGAAGGCAAACTCTACTTCCTGCAGACCAGAAACGGCAAGAGAACTGCGCAGGCAGCACTCAAGATTGCGGTTGACCTGGTTGAAGAAGGACTCAACACGAAGGAAGAAGCACTCCTTAAGGTTGATCCCAAGCAGCTTGACACCCTTCTCCACCCGGCTTTCGATGAAGCTGCGATGCAGAATGCTCAGGTTATTGCACAGGGTCTGCCGGCTTCTCCCGGAGCCGCTACCGGAAAGATCGCATTCACTGCGGCTGAAGCCAAGGAACGTGTAGAAAAAGGCGAAAAGGTTATCTTGGTTCGTCTTGAGACTTCACCCGAGGATATCGAAGGCATGATTGCCGCTGAAGGAATTCTGACCGTTCGCGGCGGAATGACTTCTCATGCAGCGGTTGTTGCCAGAGGTATGGGAACCTGCTGCGTAGCCGGCTGTGGTTCCATTGTTGTCAACGAAGCCAACCGTACGGTTAAGGCTGGCGACAAGCTTTATACCGATCAGGATTACATCTCCCTGGACGGATCCACCGGAAATGTCTATGGCGCGCAGATTGCAACCGTTGATCCGGAAATCTCCGGTGATTTCGGAACCTTTATGAGCTGGGCTGATGAAGTTCGTGTTCTCAAGGTTCGCACCAATTCCGATACACCCCACGACACCGAGCAGGCTGTCCGCTTCGGAGCGGAAGGAATCGGTCTGACCCGTACCGAGCACATGTTCTTCGGCGAAGATCGGATTCCGGCAATGCGCGAAATGATCGTTTCCCGTACTGTGGAAGCCAGAAAGAAAGCCCTGGACAAAATCCTGCCGATGCAGAAAGCAGACTTCAAGGGCATCTATGAGGCATTGGAAGGCCGCCCGGCAACCATCCGCTTCCTGGATCCACCACTGCATGAATTCCTGCCCACCCATGAATCAGACATCGTGGCGTTGGCAAAAGACATGGAGATGGAAGTACAGGAACTGAAGGATATCATCACTTCCCTTCATGAATTTAACCCGATGATGGGACACAGAGGATGCCGGTTGGCCGTTACCTATCCGGAAATCGCTGAAATGCAGACCAGAGCGATCATCGAAGCAGCTCTGGAAGTGCGTAAGGAAAAGGGCTTGAACATCGTTCCGGAACTCATGATTCCGCTGGTTGGCGAAGTCAAGGAAATGAAGTACATCAAGGATATCGTTGTCCGCACTGCTGATTCCATCATCAAACAGTCCGGAGAGGACATGAAGTACAGCGTTGGTACCATGATTGAAATCCCAAGAGCCGCCATCACGGCTGATGAGATTGCCCGGGAAGCTGAATTCTTCTCCTTCGGTACAAATGACCTGACTCAGATGACCTTCGGATTCTCCAGAGATGATGCAGGCAACTTCCTGAAGGATTACTATGAAAAGAAAATTTACGAATTTGATCCTTTCCAGAAAGTAGACCAGACCGGAGTTGGCCGTCTCGTAGAGATCGCTGTTGAGCTGGGCCGCAAGACCAGACCGGACATCAAGCTTGGCGTTTGCGGAGAACACGGCGGAGATCCATCTTCCGTTGAATTCTTCCACAAAACCGGACTTGACTATGTCTCCTGCTCACCGTTCCGTGTACCGCTTGCCAGACTGGCTGCTGCACAGGCGCAGATCAAGTTCCCCAGAGAAAAGAAATAA
- a CDS encoding ABC transporter substrate-binding protein, giving the protein MKLTSRFHKLMILLTLLVFFTGCQPAAPISSSRLPETSGGSVSAPGSTGASGTAAESSGASSQPATKTQPTAWSEGDFPDGSVIGRRLLGTIGSLHPHQVRLSSEEELARYLYGSLFVMTVNSVSGEATAAPYHASAEIAAEDATHFLIKLRSGMTFSDGSSITADDYAAAMQSLLDPKQALDAGARFLTQLPILNGKSFFSGSLSSYAQVGFQAVDDLTLRLTLDQPMKIDEIQVRLTTPFLVHSSLDKGDGWKELICSGPYVIENYTPGAGLRLKRREDPALDPVHAAYFTQDYLVLRIYASRTQAMEAFRAGTLDLLPVSGANYKQLKNDPNLQIAPSSTVWGIYLNLTSEKSALLRDPDFRQTLYLGTDRTGIAVGLFGSYRSCSGFLGPISKVELNGRRTTFRKTAQGKKNVDQANVFDPNKAGTMAEAVIARSKPEELELLIPAGDEQMLAMGELLKSGWEQLFSGKLTIRITALPLQQLYDRLQKGEYDMGFGGMGQDPLDPWNSLAAFGSAYPGKLDRWMNQRFDDLLTASTGKGTADPALRLNQLAEMESLLLRDLPMLPLFVDDTAWLVSDRVELPAGEYVPGVGFGLDQAAFKK; this is encoded by the coding sequence ATGAAATTAACTTCCCGCTTCCATAAATTAATGATCTTATTGACACTACTGGTCTTCTTTACCGGATGTCAGCCGGCAGCCCCTATATCCTCATCCAGGCTCCCTGAGACCTCAGGCGGGTCTGTCTCGGCTCCGGGTTCGACTGGAGCGTCAGGGACCGCTGCGGAGAGCTCTGGTGCATCCAGCCAGCCTGCCACGAAGACGCAGCCGACAGCCTGGTCAGAAGGGGACTTTCCCGATGGTTCAGTAATTGGCCGACGACTCCTGGGAACGATTGGGTCTCTGCACCCACATCAGGTCCGACTGTCCTCGGAAGAAGAGTTGGCCCGGTACCTGTATGGCTCACTGTTTGTGATGACGGTGAATTCCGTTTCAGGGGAAGCGACCGCGGCTCCTTACCACGCATCCGCGGAGATTGCGGCAGAGGATGCAACTCATTTTCTGATCAAGCTGCGCTCTGGCATGACTTTTTCAGATGGCAGCTCCATTACTGCTGACGACTACGCAGCCGCCATGCAGAGCCTGCTGGATCCGAAACAGGCATTGGATGCGGGAGCGCGATTTTTGACACAGCTGCCTATTTTGAATGGAAAATCATTTTTCAGCGGCAGCCTGTCATCTTACGCGCAGGTCGGATTCCAGGCGGTTGATGATTTGACGCTGCGGCTTACACTGGACCAGCCGATGAAAATTGATGAGATCCAGGTTCGCCTGACTACGCCTTTTCTGGTGCACTCCAGCCTGGACAAAGGCGATGGCTGGAAAGAGCTGATCTGCTCCGGACCCTATGTGATTGAGAATTACACCCCGGGAGCCGGGCTTCGCCTGAAGCGGCGGGAGGACCCAGCACTTGATCCGGTTCATGCGGCTTACTTTACTCAGGACTACCTCGTCTTGCGGATCTATGCATCCAGAACGCAGGCAATGGAAGCATTCCGGGCCGGGACTCTGGATCTTTTACCGGTGTCCGGGGCGAATTATAAGCAGTTGAAGAATGACCCGAACCTTCAGATTGCCCCATCCAGTACAGTCTGGGGAATCTATTTAAACCTGACATCCGAGAAGTCAGCTTTGCTCCGGGATCCGGACTTCCGTCAAACCCTGTACTTGGGAACAGACCGAACCGGAATCGCGGTCGGACTGTTCGGCAGTTATCGCTCCTGTTCCGGGTTTTTGGGACCGATTTCTAAAGTGGAACTTAACGGGAGGCGAACAACCTTCCGCAAGACGGCCCAGGGCAAGAAAAATGTGGACCAGGCCAATGTCTTCGACCCCAATAAGGCAGGGACGATGGCAGAAGCTGTGATTGCCCGGTCAAAACCTGAAGAGCTGGAGCTACTGATTCCGGCTGGAGATGAGCAGATGCTGGCGATGGGGGAACTGTTGAAATCAGGCTGGGAACAGCTGTTTTCAGGGAAACTCACCATTCGAATCACTGCTCTGCCCTTGCAGCAGCTGTATGACCGGCTGCAGAAAGGCGAATATGATATGGGGTTTGGCGGAATGGGTCAGGATCCGCTGGATCCATGGAACTCCCTGGCAGCCTTTGGCAGTGCTTACCCCGGCAAACTGGATCGCTGGATGAACCAACGGTTTGACGACCTGCTGACAGCTTCGACCGGTAAAGGAACTGCCGATCCTGCGCTGCGCCTGAATCAGCTGGCCGAAATGGAATCCCTTCTGCTCAGGGATCTGCCCATGCTGCCCCTGTTTGTGGATGATACAGCCTGGCTGGTCAGCGACCGGGTGGAACTGCCGGCCGGGGAGTATGTCCCGGGCGTCGGGTTTGGCCTGGATCAGGCTGCTTTCAAAAAATAA
- a CDS encoding deoxyguanosinetriphosphate triphosphohydrolase: MNIRERIEHNENLILIPEAVHSRDSLGRERPEPLDDFRTCFMIDRDRIIHSKSFRRLKHKTQVYIRSTGDHYRTRLTHTLEVSQIARTIARGLAVNEDLVEAITLGHDIGHVAFAHNGEDILNQLLPGGFRHFEQSVRVLTRLERDGKGLNLTREVLDGVLKHSGLGGKVAVSSLEAQIAKYADKIAYVNHDIDDSIRAGMMDPEDVPQEFLDVLGPTHSKRIDTLVRDCVTATTAEIAQGNLLVRLSPAVGDALIGLRRFMFENIYLGPAQTREKDKAQFIISNLFEHYMSHEEELPTLYREIMAEEGRERAVADYIAGMTDDFATSVFQQIFIPGFTL, translated from the coding sequence TTGAACATCAGAGAACGGATTGAACACAATGAGAATCTGATTCTGATCCCCGAGGCGGTTCACTCCAGGGATTCTCTCGGGCGGGAGCGTCCGGAACCTCTGGATGACTTTCGGACCTGCTTCATGATCGACCGGGATCGGATCATCCACTCCAAATCCTTTCGCCGGCTCAAGCATAAGACTCAGGTCTACATTCGTTCTACGGGTGACCATTACCGGACTCGTCTGACCCATACCCTGGAAGTCAGTCAGATCGCCCGAACCATTGCCCGTGGGCTGGCGGTGAACGAGGATCTGGTGGAAGCCATTACCCTTGGTCATGATATCGGTCACGTGGCATTTGCACATAACGGGGAAGATATTCTCAACCAGCTGCTGCCTGGCGGATTTCGCCACTTTGAGCAGAGTGTCCGAGTGCTGACTCGCCTGGAACGGGATGGGAAGGGTTTGAACCTGACGCGGGAAGTCCTGGACGGTGTGCTGAAGCATTCAGGACTGGGCGGCAAGGTGGCTGTATCGAGTCTGGAAGCGCAGATTGCGAAATACGCGGATAAAATTGCCTACGTCAATCATGACATTGATGATTCCATACGGGCCGGGATGATGGATCCCGAAGATGTACCGCAGGAATTTCTGGATGTTCTGGGACCGACTCACTCCAAGCGGATTGACACTCTGGTGCGGGACTGCGTCACTGCTACCACCGCTGAGATCGCTCAGGGGAATTTGCTGGTTCGACTCAGTCCGGCGGTGGGGGATGCTCTCATCGGACTGCGCCGGTTCATGTTTGAGAATATCTATCTGGGTCCGGCTCAGACCAGGGAAAAGGATAAAGCGCAGTTCATCATCAGTAATCTGTTTGAGCATTATATGAGCCACGAAGAAGAACTCCCGACACTCTACCGGGAAATCATGGCTGAGGAAGGTCGGGAAAGAGCGGTGGCGGATTATATTGCCGGGATGACGGACGATTTTGCCACCTCGGTCTTCCAACAGATTTTCATTCCTGGCTTCACACTTTAA
- the dnaG gene encoding DNA primase produces MKFIPEAIIEQIKEQSDIVEIVQEKVRLKRTGANYTGLCPFHSEKTPSFSVSRTKQIYKCFGCGEGGNVFTFLMKTQNLTFDEAVRHLAQRSGIEIPEENEEQADQRQARETLENINRTAARFYFDHLRQNPAARDYFLKRGITPETMTRFGLGYAPDSWDALYRHLIQKGFQDADIKASGLMSGMDRGKCYDRFRNRLIFPVFDPRGRITGFGARVLDDSKPKYLNSPETLLFHKGTNLYGMNFFLKKMARDESTLLIVEGYMDCIALHQAGIHQAVAALGTALTPIQARLMKRYVKRVITAFDADTAGQQATLRGLEILVHEGFEVRILLIPDGKDPDEYIRTHGREAFLKLMEKALSLTEFQINLAKEGLDLSREEDKVTYFKNLAPVLEKLTGIEKDIWVGKLADETGVSREAISSMVHSGYDRKLWMSSSRPAGFVESGHRKAQRYLLKLMAQGYDEVGRNIQVEELTGRSHQKIFELLLAYDGDNANAFLMSQLTQVEDQSEWAQIYGISDLPADIEVDRLITDYIRTVRYYNLKARKNAMVKEIEVLEKEGRLAESLEAVRELLEIQKELGGK; encoded by the coding sequence ATGAAATTCATACCGGAAGCAATTATCGAACAAATCAAAGAACAAAGTGACATCGTCGAAATCGTTCAGGAAAAAGTACGACTGAAGCGGACCGGAGCCAACTATACCGGTCTTTGTCCCTTTCATTCGGAAAAAACGCCGTCCTTCAGTGTGTCCAGAACCAAGCAGATTTATAAATGCTTCGGCTGCGGCGAAGGGGGTAATGTCTTCACGTTCTTGATGAAGACGCAGAATCTGACTTTTGATGAAGCGGTGCGTCATTTAGCCCAGCGTTCCGGCATCGAGATCCCGGAGGAGAACGAAGAGCAGGCCGACCAGAGGCAGGCTCGGGAAACCCTGGAAAACATCAACCGAACGGCCGCACGCTTCTATTTTGATCACCTGCGTCAGAATCCAGCCGCCAGAGATTATTTTCTGAAGCGGGGAATTACTCCGGAAACCATGACTCGCTTTGGGCTGGGGTATGCTCCGGATTCCTGGGATGCCCTTTACCGGCACTTGATTCAGAAAGGCTTTCAGGATGCCGATATCAAGGCCTCCGGTCTGATGTCCGGCATGGACCGGGGAAAATGCTATGACCGGTTTCGCAACCGGCTGATCTTTCCCGTATTCGATCCGAGGGGCCGCATCACCGGATTTGGCGCCAGAGTGCTGGACGATTCCAAGCCCAAGTACCTCAACTCACCCGAGACGCTGCTGTTCCATAAAGGAACCAACCTGTACGGCATGAACTTCTTCCTGAAGAAAATGGCCAGGGATGAAAGTACTCTGCTGATCGTAGAAGGCTACATGGACTGCATTGCGCTCCACCAGGCCGGAATTCATCAGGCCGTGGCTGCCCTGGGAACAGCGCTGACTCCGATTCAGGCCCGTCTGATGAAGCGATATGTCAAGCGCGTCATCACCGCCTTCGATGCCGATACGGCGGGTCAGCAGGCCACCCTGAGGGGACTGGAGATCCTGGTTCATGAAGGGTTTGAAGTCCGGATTCTTCTGATCCCGGACGGCAAAGATCCGGATGAGTACATCCGAACTCATGGCCGGGAAGCGTTTCTGAAACTGATGGAGAAAGCACTATCCCTGACCGAATTTCAGATCAATCTGGCCAAAGAAGGACTGGATCTTTCCCGGGAAGAGGACAAAGTAACTTATTTTAAGAATTTGGCACCGGTGCTGGAAAAGTTGACTGGGATCGAAAAGGATATCTGGGTTGGCAAGCTGGCCGATGAGACTGGTGTCTCCCGCGAAGCCATCTCGTCCATGGTTCATTCCGGCTACGACCGTAAGCTCTGGATGAGCTCGAGCCGTCCGGCCGGGTTTGTGGAATCGGGGCATCGCAAGGCTCAGCGTTACTTACTCAAACTGATGGCTCAGGGATATGACGAGGTAGGGCGAAATATCCAGGTCGAGGAGCTCACAGGACGGTCCCACCAGAAGATTTTCGAACTGCTGTTAGCATACGATGGAGACAATGCCAACGCATTTTTGATGTCGCAGCTGACTCAGGTGGAGGACCAGTCGGAATGGGCGCAGATCTATGGCATATCGGATCTGCCAGCGGATATTGAAGTGGATCGTTTGATTACGGACTATATCCGGACCGTTCGTTATTACAATTTAAAGGCAAGAAAAAATGCCATGGTAAAAGAAATTGAAGTCCTGGAAAAAGAAGGCAGACTGGCTGAGTCGTTGGAAGCAGTCCGCGAGCTTTTGGAGATCCAGAAGGAACTTGGAGGTAAATAG
- the rpoD gene encoding RNA polymerase sigma factor RpoD: MDRDFLNSIVNRLLDKAKKTHSLNYAEINDELEDVEVTPAQIERIYEGLEAMGVEVIQESKDEETEEEEVDLSVPEGISIDDPVRMYLKEIGKVSLLTSEQEVELAKRIEAGDEVAKQKLAEANLRLVVSIAKRYVGRGMQFLDLIQEGNLGLIKAVEKFDFTKGFKFSTYATWWIRQAITRAIADQARTIRIPVHMVETINKLIRIERQLIQELGRAPQPEEIAKMMDMPADKVREIMKIAQEPVSLETPIGEEEDSHLGDFIEDHDAPAPAEAAAFTMLKEQLMGVLDTLTPREEKVLRLRFGLDDGRARTLEEVGKEFNVTRERIRQIEAKALRKLRHPSRSKKLKDYLD, translated from the coding sequence ATGGATCGGGATTTTCTCAATTCCATTGTCAATCGACTGCTGGACAAGGCGAAGAAGACTCATTCGCTCAACTACGCCGAAATCAATGATGAACTGGAAGATGTAGAAGTCACCCCGGCCCAGATCGAGCGGATCTATGAAGGGCTTGAAGCCATGGGGGTTGAAGTCATCCAGGAGAGCAAGGATGAGGAAACGGAAGAGGAAGAAGTCGATCTGTCTGTTCCGGAAGGAATTTCCATCGATGATCCGGTTCGGATGTACCTCAAGGAAATCGGAAAAGTATCGCTGCTGACCTCCGAGCAGGAAGTGGAGCTGGCCAAGCGGATTGAAGCCGGAGATGAAGTGGCCAAGCAGAAACTGGCGGAAGCCAACCTGAGACTGGTTGTTTCCATCGCCAAGCGCTACGTTGGGCGGGGAATGCAGTTCCTTGACCTGATTCAGGAAGGCAACCTGGGTCTGATCAAAGCGGTGGAGAAGTTTGACTTCACCAAGGGCTTTAAATTCTCAACCTACGCCACCTGGTGGATCCGGCAGGCAATTACCCGTGCCATTGCGGATCAGGCCAGAACCATCCGGATTCCGGTGCACATGGTGGAGACCATCAATAAGCTGATCCGGATTGAGCGACAGCTGATTCAGGAACTGGGCCGGGCTCCGCAGCCGGAAGAAATCGCCAAAATGATGGACATGCCGGCCGATAAGGTGCGGGAAATCATGAAAATCGCTCAGGAACCCGTTTCTCTGGAAACACCGATTGGCGAAGAAGAAGATTCCCATCTGGGGGACTTCATTGAGGATCATGACGCGCCGGCGCCCGCGGAAGCAGCAGCCTTCACCATGCTCAAGGAACAGCTCATGGGCGTGCTTGACACTCTGACACCACGGGAAGAAAAAGTGCTGCGCCTTCGGTTTGGCCTGGATGACGGTCGGGCCAGAACCTTGGAAGAGGTCGGCAAGGAGTTCAACGTAACTCGCGAGCGGATTCGGCAGATTGAAGCGAAAGCGCTGCGCAAACTGAGGCACCCATCGCGGTCCAAGAAGCTGAAGGATTACCTGGACTAG